The stretch of DNA CGTTATTAATACTTCTTCGGCTATATAGACTTTTATTTTATTAGCAGATATTAATTCTCCTGCCCGGTAATTTTCCTCTTGAGCAATTCGTTTAAGATGAGGTTTATCATGATTGAGCATAATTAATGTATTTAATTCTTTAATAATATAATCACTGTGGGTAGTAATAAAAACTTTAATACCAAGGTTGATCAATCTAGCGAAAATTTTGGCAACGCGACGTTGATTTTCTGGGTGTAGATTCAATTCAGGTTCATCTATCATCAATAAATCACCAAGTTGCGCCTCATGTTTGAGATAAAAACCGATGTCTAGTAAAGAACGCACAGCACTAGAACTTTGATCCATAGAAAGCTTGACCCGTTTACCCTTCGGGACATAATAAAGCTCATCGTTGCGAGTGACAGTATACTCACCACCAATGATATCGGCAAAATCTGCCAATACATCAGGATGATTCTCAGCAATGAAACTACTTTTTTTGAAAATTGTCTCCAGTTCCCGTGTAAAATCCACATTCGTCTTTATCGGCAAGGCATAATCTTGATAGACCTTGAACAAAAGCTCCATCGGATTGATATTGTTATTAGCTTGACCCATTTCTTCAATCAAACGATTGCGGGCAAAATTTAATTCTTTGCGAAAAATAGCAGCCCCAGTTCGTTCTGCACTGGCGATAAAAGGGCGAGGGATAACTTCAGAAAAAATTATGAGTTTTAGTGCATCAGCAATGGTGCGATTAAGTATTTCTCTAGGGATTTTTGCTTTATCTTTTTCAACTAACAGAGTAACAACTAATTCTCGACTTTCTTCACTTTTTGTCATCGTGAATATCTCAACATTAGCCGAACCTATAGTTAGCTCAAAACGGCGATTTAAGCTAATATTTTGAATATCCAAATTTACTTGGAATTCGGTTTTTTTAAATAGTTCCTTTGGAGCCGCAAAAATATTTGGTAATTCCTGGGTATATGCCTGACAAGCTTTAGCAACAATCTGTTCGGATTGTTTGACATATTCTTGTATATCAATCCGAATTACTCCATCAGCAAGGAGTTGCTCAATCTTGTCATCTTTAATTTCGATCGCAAACATCTGTCGCCAACTATCTAAAAAGCCAAACAGAGCGTAAGTCGCGTAAGTCTTACCAGTATTATTGCAGCCACAAATGATCGTCAAGTCACCAAGGGTAAATTCGGCCTGCTTTAAAGCACCAAGATTTTTAACTTTTATTTTCATTCTGTTTTTCTAGGTAACTCAAGTTGCTAGTTATGAGTTTATCCGTTTTCGATATTCCTAAATCACTTTTTAATTATCTACTATATCTAAATTCTCGTAAGTTTTTCAAATCAAGTTCAAAATCTTCAACATCGTAGGAGTGAAGAGGAATATTGTGCTGTTTTAAAAGTTGACGAAAAGAATTTGGGTGCATATCTGCTAGTTGACTAGCATAACCCAATGTTAAGCGACCTGTTTGGAACATATACAGCGCAATTTCTTGGCGAAAGTCGCTTGGAGTAAGTGCAGATGCCTGTAGTATTTCGTCTGAAATAATCACACTCATAGCAAAATTACCTCACTGTTTCAGAATTGTTTTCCTTCTTGTGCAAACCTCTCACTCTTTCGCCCAATCTTGCGGCGGATTTGGCGGACACCAAAACAAATTTTTACTAGTCACTCCCAGGGATTCAATAATTTCTCGCATTACATCTGTGCAATACATCCAATATCCCAAATCATCGTACATTTTATCGGGATTGAATTCCAAATTATAATGCAGCACATTAGTAATTCCAGCAAATTCATCGGAAGATTGAGGAGAAATTAACAAAACTCGGAATGGTTTTTCCTGACATTTTGCTGTCAATTTATCCACCAAATTGAATACATAACCGCGATTAGTAATACCTGTGCGAATAAACAATGCTTCGTCACACTTTTTTAGCGTATACCAAAAGCGTTCCGATCGCGCCGAATAACGTACTCTCATCCGTTCATAAACGGGAGACATATCATTTAATGGATCGTCGGTTTCTTCAACTTCATGGGCGAAAGATAAACCTGACCATTTGCCGTGATAGATTCTCCTTTCGTCATGATTGTAATGTAGAAATTCAGGATTCCACATATCAGA from Phormidium ambiguum IAM M-71 encodes:
- a CDS encoding AAA family ATPase, translated to MKIKVKNLGALKQAEFTLGDLTIICGCNNTGKTYATYALFGFLDSWRQMFAIEIKDDKIEQLLADGVIRIDIQEYVKQSEQIVAKACQAYTQELPNIFAAPKELFKKTEFQVNLDIQNISLNRRFELTIGSANVEIFTMTKSEESRELVVTLLVEKDKAKIPREILNRTIADALKLIIFSEVIPRPFIASAERTGAAIFRKELNFARNRLIEEMGQANNNINPMELLFKVYQDYALPIKTNVDFTRELETIFKKSSFIAENHPDVLADFADIIGGEYTVTRNDELYYVPKGKRVKLSMDQSSSAVRSLLDIGFYLKHEAQLGDLLMIDEPELNLHPENQRRVAKIFARLINLGIKVFITTHSDYIIKELNTLIMLNHDKPHLKRIAQEENYRAGELISANKIKVYIAEEVLITLEGKNRKTKCQTLTPANIDPELGIEARSFDSTIETMNRIQEAIVWGKE
- a CDS encoding UPF0175 family protein, whose amino-acid sequence is MSVIISDEILQASALTPSDFRQEIALYMFQTGRLTLGYASQLADMHPNSFRQLLKQHNIPLHSYDVEDFELDLKNLREFRYSR